The Lysinibacillus pakistanensis genome includes a window with the following:
- a CDS encoding type II toxin-antitoxin system HicB family antitoxin, protein MAFENVVYPAFIRQEEESFGVHFPTLLPDYGWEVCLSSGSTKEEAIQNAKKALAYLLAGALYDNEDLPSQAPIPANLVKEEMELVFIKTSYSDYAKEIEDHLPGRHWHIYFKRDEQSEFRAVAYKNKLGFWDVKVDGDLPIKIKKEKLLRLCPTYPEICKAQRRVEAEEAFDSFVIKVKEI, encoded by the coding sequence ATGGCATTTGAAAATGTGGTTTATCCAGCGTTTATAAGACAAGAGGAAGAAAGTTTCGGAGTTCATTTCCCAACATTACTTCCGGATTATGGGTGGGAGGTTTGCTTAAGCTCAGGCTCAACGAAAGAGGAAGCTATTCAAAATGCAAAGAAGGCTTTAGCATATTTGTTAGCGGGTGCTCTATATGATAATGAAGATTTACCAAGTCAGGCGCCCATTCCTGCTAATCTTGTAAAAGAAGAGATGGAACTGGTTTTTATAAAAACATCTTATAGTGATTATGCGAAGGAAATTGAGGATCATTTACCTGGACGTCATTGGCATATCTATTTTAAAAGAGATGAGCAAAGTGAATTTCGAGCCGTTGCATATAAGAATAAACTAGGATTTTGGGATGTAAAGGTTGATGGTGATTTACCTATTAAAATCAAAAAAGAGAAGTTGTTACGACTTTGTCCTACATACCCTGAAATTTGTAAAGCACAACGTCGTGTTGAGGCGGAAGAAGCATTTGATAGTTTTGTAATTAAAGTAAAAGAAATTTAG
- a CDS encoding MFS transporter — MATTGEKLEQQIDPRRWYALAVILLPILLNSLNTYMIQVALPLIQSSLNASFTDAQLIMTCFSLSLAVTLVISGKLGDIYGRRRLLLIGVSGFTLMSMLGGFTSSSTILIVIRIVQGIAAALIQPQVLSMMQINFLSREKGLVFSIYGALLGFGFAFGLTLGGVLVNWNVFSLGWRTVFFFNVPFGILVLLCLPLLQESHGNRTQKIDWTGTVFLISGLFLLVYPLSEGQKQGWSHWIWGCLILSLVLLLAFIVVEIHKQKQDDGPLVDLMIFKQRLFGVGLLSVVFIYLSMFSLFFILTYYLQFGLHFDAQATSFAFLPLGVGFFLTSLISSRVVDRWGMVVLKIGALITAGCCFLLILLLHIDARHLLHLPYILTLLVYGLGLGLVTTPLTRVVLSTIPAEEAGTASGLFNTVMYLANSLGVALSSIVFTIVLGHTLTNATMSNYVSAFSASLMLCGGLSLSAYVCLVFLFNRQNK; from the coding sequence ATGGCGACAACAGGCGAAAAGTTGGAGCAGCAGATTGATCCGCGACGCTGGTATGCGCTGGCGGTCATTCTTCTTCCGATACTGCTAAATTCTTTGAATACCTATATGATTCAGGTCGCGTTGCCATTAATACAAAGTAGTTTAAACGCAAGTTTTACAGATGCTCAACTAATTATGACCTGTTTTTCGCTCAGTTTAGCCGTCACGCTGGTTATAAGTGGAAAACTCGGTGACATTTATGGCAGGAGGCGGCTTCTGCTTATTGGGGTGAGCGGATTCACGCTCATGTCTATGTTGGGGGGTTTTACATCCAGTTCGACAATCCTAATTGTCATTCGGATTGTGCAAGGAATTGCAGCAGCATTAATACAACCCCAAGTGCTTTCCATGATGCAGATAAATTTTCTATCGCGTGAAAAAGGTCTTGTCTTTAGTATTTACGGTGCCTTACTAGGGTTCGGATTTGCATTTGGACTTACATTGGGAGGCGTTCTGGTTAATTGGAATGTATTTTCCTTAGGGTGGAGAACTGTATTTTTTTTCAATGTTCCCTTCGGTATTCTTGTTCTGCTATGTTTACCTCTGCTCCAGGAATCGCATGGCAACCGCACACAGAAAATTGATTGGACTGGTACAGTCTTCCTGATTAGCGGATTGTTTCTGTTAGTTTATCCTTTATCAGAGGGACAGAAACAGGGATGGTCACATTGGATATGGGGATGCTTAATTTTATCGTTAGTGCTCCTGCTTGCATTTATTGTAGTGGAAATTCATAAGCAAAAACAAGATGATGGACCACTTGTCGATTTGATGATTTTTAAACAACGTTTATTTGGAGTGGGATTGCTTTCAGTTGTTTTTATTTATCTTAGCATGTTCTCCCTCTTTTTCATCTTGACATATTATTTGCAGTTTGGCTTACATTTTGATGCCCAAGCGACCAGTTTTGCTTTTCTGCCTCTTGGTGTCGGTTTTTTCCTAACTTCCCTAATTTCATCTCGAGTGGTGGACAGATGGGGAATGGTTGTGTTGAAAATTGGCGCGTTAATTACGGCAGGTTGCTGTTTTTTACTTATTTTGTTATTGCATATTGATGCGAGACATCTGTTGCATTTGCCCTATATCTTGACTCTGCTAGTGTACGGGCTGGGACTTGGATTGGTTACAACGCCACTTACTCGAGTTGTGTTGAGCACCATTCCAGCGGAAGAAGCAGGAACAGCTTCAGGCTTATTTAATACAGTAATGTATTTGGCCAATTCATTAGGAGTAGCATTGAGTAGTATTGTATTCACTATAGTATTAGGACATACCTTGACAAATGCGACTATGTCCAACTATGTAAGTGCATTTTCCGCCTCTTTAATGCTCTGTGGAGGACTCTCTCTGTCTGCTTATGTTTGTCTTGTTTTTTTATTTAACCGACAAAACAAATAG
- a CDS encoding ABC transporter substrate-binding protein: MFLKKYFSMFMIVMLCLLMLSACSQRTVEYKEPSQSLTEATQSNSIGKSHYPLTLTVYDDAGKEVQQTIEKEPKRIVVIGQGFAEWMLAFGEEKRIVGLAYLDKSFSEYEEQIKKLPIITDMWPSKEAILELQPDLIISMSSAFQKERIGDISFWNKRGIPVLTGINYTTGRTIDSFFEDITNLGNVLNIQDKTEAFVDKQKEQINDIQTKAVLAKDKPKVLLLGTSGETTYYYGPTLCLIDEMIEGAGGEYIQVSKETYVEMSEESILSVNPDKIIITGFQKSDSEALIKQYLNNPKLKNATAIKNGNVKVVEYTTAVRGSLGLTDLYKDVAQYIHPELFKGE, from the coding sequence ATGTTTTTGAAAAAATACTTCTCGATGTTTATGATTGTCATGCTTTGCTTGTTAATGTTATCTGCGTGCTCGCAAAGGACAGTTGAATACAAAGAACCAAGTCAGAGTCTTACCGAAGCAACTCAAAGTAACTCGATTGGAAAAAGCCATTACCCGTTGACTTTAACGGTTTATGACGATGCAGGGAAGGAAGTACAACAAACGATTGAAAAAGAACCGAAACGCATTGTGGTCATTGGGCAAGGTTTTGCAGAGTGGATGCTTGCTTTCGGAGAAGAAAAACGTATCGTTGGACTAGCTTATTTGGACAAATCCTTTTCAGAATATGAAGAACAAATTAAAAAACTTCCTATTATTACGGATATGTGGCCTTCAAAAGAGGCTATTTTGGAGTTGCAGCCGGATTTGATTATCTCGATGTCCTCTGCCTTCCAAAAAGAACGGATTGGGGATATTTCTTTTTGGAACAAGAGGGGCATACCAGTACTTACTGGAATCAACTATACTACTGGTCGCACCATCGACAGCTTTTTTGAAGATATTACGAATCTAGGAAATGTACTGAACATCCAAGATAAGACAGAGGCTTTTGTAGACAAGCAAAAAGAACAGATCAACGATATTCAGACGAAAGCTGTGCTTGCAAAGGACAAGCCTAAAGTTCTGTTGCTAGGAACTAGTGGAGAAACGACTTATTATTATGGTCCAACACTTTGTCTCATTGATGAAATGATTGAAGGTGCAGGAGGAGAGTATATTCAAGTGTCTAAGGAAACATATGTAGAGATGTCTGAGGAATCGATTCTATCTGTAAATCCCGATAAAATTATCATTACTGGATTTCAAAAATCAGATAGTGAAGCGTTGATTAAGCAATACTTGAACAATCCAAAGCTGAAAAATGCGACGGCAATTAAAAATGGAAATGTAAAGGTTGTCGAATATACGACAGCTGTTCGTGGAAGTCTTGGGCTTACAGATTTGTATAAGGATGTTGCCCAATATATTCATCCTGAACTGTTTAAAGGAGAATAG
- a CDS encoding FecCD family ABC transporter permease produces the protein MITSQRSMERWIDKRYLSSTFIVILLIVLAISVVVSVSIGQVSIPYNQSFWILVEHITGLHTSHVIEDADGMFLDVIWQIRFPRVLLAMVTGAGLALCGTIMQASVQNPLADPFILGISSGASLGATFSIMLGFGVGGILGELSVATWAFIGALCAALLVLSLASIGGKTSSVKLILAGTVINALCSAFSNFIIYFAKNAEGIRSISFWTMGSLASAEWETLPFVTAVVLAAGLFFLFQFRVLNTMLMGEETAVTLGINLNYYRRLYMIISSIITGILVSTCGIIGFVGLIVPHIVRSIVGSNHKRLVPVALLFGSLFMIWADVFARTIILNGELPLGIVTSLLGAPVFMYMLIKKSYGFGGN, from the coding sequence ATGATAACCTCACAAAGAAGTATGGAAAGATGGATAGATAAACGTTACCTGTCCTCAACATTTATAGTGATACTACTCATTGTACTTGCTATATCCGTCGTTGTTTCGGTTTCTATTGGACAAGTATCCATTCCCTATAATCAATCTTTTTGGATTTTAGTGGAGCATATCACAGGATTACATACTAGCCACGTTATCGAAGATGCAGATGGCATGTTTCTAGATGTGATATGGCAAATTCGCTTTCCACGAGTGTTATTGGCTATGGTAACGGGCGCAGGTTTAGCGCTATGTGGAACTATCATGCAGGCATCAGTTCAAAATCCATTGGCTGACCCATTTATACTAGGAATATCTTCTGGCGCTTCATTGGGTGCAACGTTCTCCATTATGCTTGGGTTTGGAGTAGGAGGCATCTTAGGAGAGCTTAGCGTTGCGACATGGGCATTTATCGGAGCTTTATGCGCAGCACTTCTTGTTTTGAGCTTAGCTAGCATCGGCGGTAAAACCTCCTCAGTGAAACTAATTTTAGCTGGAACTGTCATTAATGCGTTATGTAGTGCATTTTCAAACTTTATTATTTACTTTGCTAAAAACGCAGAGGGTATTCGTTCAATTTCCTTCTGGACAATGGGGAGCCTGGCTTCTGCTGAATGGGAAACACTTCCATTTGTAACAGCGGTGGTTCTTGCGGCAGGGTTATTTTTTCTGTTCCAATTTCGAGTTCTTAATACCATGCTGATGGGGGAGGAAACAGCAGTTACGTTAGGAATTAATCTAAATTATTATAGACGATTGTATATGATAATCTCATCAATTATCACCGGCATTCTTGTCTCAACTTGTGGAATTATAGGGTTTGTGGGTCTTATTGTTCCCCATATAGTGCGTAGTATTGTCGGGTCCAATCATAAGCGACTTGTTCCTGTTGCTCTTCTGTTTGGTTCATTATTCATGATATGGGCGGATGTATTTGCACGAACAATAATTCTTAATGGAGAATTACCACTTGGAATTGTTACGTCGCTTTTGGGTGCACCAGTCTTTATGTACATGTTAATCAAAAAAAGTTATGGATTCGGGGGAAACTAA
- a CDS encoding ABC transporter ATP-binding protein encodes MNLSAEHISVTLSGVDIVKDISLHVENGQFVGLIGPNGCGKSTLLKSIYKVIKPQKGFVFLGHKDVLNSSTRMISKEMGVVGQFNELSFDFTVHEMVMMGRTPHKHLMESDNRKDYQIVADALNKVNLSEYADRSYLTLSGGEKQRVILARAIAQQPQFLILDEPTNHLDIKYQLQILKVVKSLNIGVLAALHDLTMATTYCDILYVIKQGQIMASGKPEEILTKELIEMVYEIDCEVYSNPITGDMAITYIT; translated from the coding sequence TTGAATCTATCGGCAGAACATATATCAGTAACGCTATCGGGAGTAGACATTGTAAAAGATATCAGTCTTCATGTGGAAAATGGTCAGTTTGTTGGACTTATTGGACCTAACGGATGTGGGAAATCAACGTTATTGAAAAGTATTTATAAAGTCATTAAACCTCAAAAGGGTTTTGTATTTTTAGGACATAAGGATGTTCTTAACTCATCCACGCGTATGATTTCAAAGGAGATGGGGGTAGTAGGGCAATTTAATGAATTAAGTTTTGATTTCACCGTTCATGAGATGGTAATGATGGGAAGAACGCCACATAAACATCTGATGGAATCCGATAACAGAAAGGATTATCAGATTGTCGCGGATGCGCTAAATAAAGTTAACTTGTCTGAGTATGCAGACAGAAGCTATTTGACATTATCAGGTGGAGAGAAGCAACGTGTGATACTTGCAAGAGCGATAGCACAGCAGCCTCAATTTTTAATTCTTGATGAGCCAACAAATCATCTAGATATTAAATATCAACTTCAGATTTTAAAGGTTGTCAAATCGCTAAACATAGGTGTTCTTGCGGCTTTGCATGATCTTACAATGGCAACCACGTATTGCGATATTCTTTATGTAATTAAACAAGGTCAAATTATGGCATCAGGAAAGCCTGAGGAGATATTGACCAAGGAGCTTATTGAAATGGTCTATGAAATAGATTGTGAGGTTTATTCAAATCCAATTACGGGGGATATGGCAATTACTTATATAACATAA
- a CDS encoding helix-turn-helix domain-containing protein, translated as MTLNVTKIHDLFDQFTEMVEGHVQQRNWEQQLTIPSHIGKGNLIRTKIRPGMEIMLTDVTFKQDMKLHIQESCQLFELSYCVNGEIHCDWNGKNSLTITQTGNVLFLEDVRVYEEKKADIRNQLLEIRFTPAELLRYAEDVTEKRKMEKWLNHHRGNIDQYPNTPAIQRCVSEMIHCKHFGTMKRLYLESKALEFLALFGESDGYGHVGGNMMLRRSDISKLELAHELVQEHFEQPLSIRTLSKRIEMNEFKLKKGFRELFGMTIFELVRQKRMEKALWYLEVKRLNVGEAAASVGYSNASNFTTAFRKHYGCNPSDLIKRINQLDVENNKLKTASHHKIKYER; from the coding sequence TTGACTTTAAACGTTACTAAGATTCATGATTTATTTGATCAATTTACGGAAATGGTCGAAGGACACGTCCAGCAAAGAAACTGGGAACAACAACTCACCATTCCTTCTCATATAGGCAAGGGAAATCTGATTAGAACTAAGATTCGTCCCGGTATGGAGATTATGTTGACAGACGTCACATTCAAGCAGGATATGAAACTTCATATTCAGGAATCTTGCCAATTATTTGAATTGAGTTACTGTGTTAACGGAGAAATTCATTGTGATTGGAATGGAAAAAATAGCCTAACAATTACCCAAACAGGGAATGTTCTTTTTTTGGAAGACGTTCGAGTTTATGAGGAAAAAAAAGCAGACATTCGAAATCAGCTTCTTGAAATCAGGTTTACTCCTGCTGAACTGCTACGCTACGCTGAGGATGTGACGGAGAAACGCAAAATGGAGAAATGGCTGAATCATCACCGTGGAAATATTGATCAATATCCAAATACGCCTGCCATCCAAAGATGTGTTTCTGAAATGATTCATTGTAAACATTTTGGAACCATGAAACGTTTGTATTTAGAAAGTAAGGCTCTAGAATTTTTAGCACTATTTGGAGAGTCAGATGGATATGGTCATGTTGGAGGAAATATGATGCTGCGTCGCAGTGATATTTCCAAACTAGAACTTGCTCATGAATTAGTGCAGGAGCATTTTGAACAACCTCTATCTATTCGTACATTGTCCAAGCGTATTGAAATGAATGAATTTAAGCTAAAAAAAGGATTTCGTGAATTGTTTGGCATGACGATCTTTGAGCTTGTGCGGCAAAAAAGAATGGAGAAAGCACTTTGGTATTTAGAAGTAAAGCGTTTAAATGTAGGCGAAGCCGCAGCGTCTGTTGGCTATAGCAATGCCAGCAATTTCACAACTGCTTTTCGCAAGCATTATGGTTGTAATCCAAGTGATCTTATTAAACGGATTAATCAATTAGATGTAGAGAATAACAAGCTAAAAACCGCTTCACACCATAAAATTAAATATGAACGGTAA
- a CDS encoding SDR family NAD(P)-dependent oxidoreductase has translation MSKNFIIFGASQGLGDAFVKGLPIEGDTVWMVSRTRPNSLDLNDGVNRKWLSIDLSSQQQITILKETLQGIAIDVLIYNVGVWEKHGFEDDYTFDKDEVADISNLININLTSTITYIQALLPNLRQAINGKIILVGSTAGLDHTNNAQVSFVTSKFGLRGITNALREHVRKDKISVTCINPGELAAEVPYEEGIEKAILLYEGTRIPVQDIVSIVQCVINLSPVSCVKEINIPAITDLNA, from the coding sequence ATGAGTAAGAACTTTATTATTTTTGGAGCAAGTCAAGGACTAGGGGATGCGTTTGTAAAGGGTTTACCTATAGAGGGTGATACGGTATGGATGGTGTCACGTACACGACCAAATAGTTTAGATCTAAATGATGGAGTAAATCGTAAGTGGCTCTCAATTGATTTATCTAGTCAACAACAAATTACTATTTTAAAAGAAACGTTACAAGGGATTGCAATCGATGTATTAATTTATAATGTTGGGGTTTGGGAAAAGCATGGTTTTGAGGATGACTATACATTTGATAAGGATGAAGTAGCAGATATTTCAAACCTAATCAACATTAATCTAACTTCCACAATTACCTATATACAAGCACTTTTACCTAATTTAAGACAGGCAATAAATGGGAAAATAATTCTCGTTGGCTCAACGGCAGGTTTAGATCATACGAATAATGCACAAGTTTCGTTTGTCACCTCTAAATTCGGCTTACGTGGCATTACCAATGCGCTACGTGAACATGTGAGAAAAGATAAAATCTCCGTAACATGCATTAATCCCGGAGAGCTTGCTGCAGAAGTACCATATGAAGAAGGTATAGAAAAGGCCATTCTTTTATATGAAGGAACCCGTATTCCTGTACAGGATATTGTATCCATTGTCCAATGTGTGATAAATTTATCACCCGTTTCATGTGTAAAGGAAATTAATATCCCTGCTATAACAGATTTAAATGCTTAA
- a CDS encoding lipoprotein: MNKIVLPILIVIILTGCNVLPTGIHKQPEGQIIFDGEHYNMLPSKYEWREDDVEVTLKGSPNISEIADNFETLEVQKGDVLKFKIDKDPNLISATKMNEDGTIENVEIKDEKITMPSKEGYYIYELNAIWNKGKESFVFDVNVK; this comes from the coding sequence ATGAATAAAATAGTTTTACCAATATTAATAGTTATTATTTTGACTGGATGCAATGTACTACCAACTGGTATTCATAAACAACCAGAAGGTCAAATTATTTTTGATGGTGAGCATTATAATATGTTACCAAGTAAATATGAGTGGAGAGAGGACGATGTCGAAGTAACATTAAAAGGTTCTCCTAATATTAGCGAAATAGCAGATAACTTCGAAACTTTAGAAGTCCAAAAAGGGGACGTATTAAAATTTAAAATTGATAAGGATCCGAACTTGATTTCTGCAACTAAAATGAATGAAGATGGCACAATTGAAAATGTTGAAATTAAAGATGAAAAAATAACTATGCCATCTAAAGAAGGGTATTATATATATGAACTTAATGCTATATGGAATAAAGGAAAAGAATCTTTTGTTTTTGATGTTAATGTAAAATAA